The following nucleotide sequence is from Chthonomonas sp..
GCGGCGAACGGCGTCGGGGTTATGGCTGACAAAGAAGATCGTCCCGCCCGCGACGCGAAACTCCTCAATGCGGGCGTAGCACTTCTGCTCGAAGTCCTTGTCGCCAACAGCAAGCACCTCATCGACGATCAGAATCTCGGCATCGACGTGCACCGCGATGCTGAACCCGAGCCGGGCCAGCATGCCGCTCGAATACGTCCTCACGGGGGCGTGGATCGCCTCGCGCACCCCCGCAAAGTCAATGATCGCGTCCATCCGCCCGTGCACTTCGGCTCGGGTTAAACCGAGGATCACACCGTTAAAGAGAATGTTCTCTGCTCCCGTCAGGTCGGGATGGAATCCGGCCCCAAGCTCAAGAAGCGGAGCGACACGTCCGTTGACATGAATCGTCCCCGACGTCGGCTTGTAGACCCGAGCAATGAGCGAAAGCGTAGTGCTCTTCCCTGCTCCGTTTGAGCCGATAACCGCCACGCACTCGCCGCGCTTGACTTCAAAGCTGATGTCTCGCAGCACGGTGTGCGACTCTAGTTTTCGGCGCTGCCACCAAAGGAATAGAGTCTTCAGCGAGTTCGATCCACTGTGGCTAACGCGGAAGATCTTCGTCAGGTTTTGAACCGAGATCGCTGCTTCGCTCATGGTCTCTCCACGAATCTCCACTTCATGCGGTTGAAAACGGCGTAACCACCGATCAGGACCAGGAAGGAGATCGCGGATGCGACCAGCAGCAGCGGCACGTCAAGCGGCAAGTATGGCAACACCCGATCGCCAATCTTCGGATCAACCGGGGCGACGAGCACCTTGCGGAATGCGGTGCAGATCATCGCCACCGGGTTCAGGTGGTACAGCGTGTAGACCAGATCGGAGTACTTTGCGGGGACCGCGTTTGCATAGCGGACTTGCTCACTGAAGTACATCACTGGGCAAAAGAAGAACATGATGTACAGCGTCACACCCACCATGTACTTCACGTCCTCGAAGAACGTGTTCATCGCCGAGATGAAGAGCGCCAAGCCGGTGGTCAAAGCGAGGTGAATGATCAGCAGGAACGGCAAGTAAACCAGCGAGGGCTGGAAGGGCGTCCGGTCAGGGTGCCGCATCCAAACGGCGAGCAAGAACGCAAAGAACACCGTCAACGCAAGCAAGAAGTGTATGAAGTTGCTCAGGACGCTCGCAAGCGGTAGCACCTCGCGGGGGAAGTAGACCTTCTTCACGACCGGCAAGGCTGCCAAAACGGATTGCGAACTGTCCATGAGCGCCAACTGGAAGAACATATACGGCAGGTACGCCGCGAAGACATACGCGCTGAAGCTCGGAGTCTGGTTGCCCAAAAAGTACCGAAAAACGACGTACATCGCTCCCATGGTCAGGAGTGGGTTCAGGAGCGACCACATGAACCCGAGAACCGAGTTCTTGTACCGGATGCGCAGTTCGCGCTCGACCAAGGTCAACAACAACTCACGAAAGCGCCAAAGCTCCCTGAGTTCATCCAGCATGGACGGCATGTTACCTGCTCACGCCAGTTCAAGCCGGGGCGCAGAGGTGAGCAGCTCCTGCGTATAGGGATGCTGCGGCCTCTCGAAGACGTCCTGCACGTCGCCCGACTCCACCACCACGCCTGCCTTCATCACGAAGACCCGCTGGGCCAAGTACCGAACGGTCACAAGGTCGTGCGAGATGTACAGATACGCGCACCCAAGCTCCTGCTGCTGGTCCTTGAGCAAGTTCAGAATTTGGGCTTGAACGCTCAAGTCAAGCGCCGCCGTGGGCTCGTCGCACAGAACGAGGGGTGGCTTGAGCGAAATAGCCCGTCCGATTGCCACGCGCTGACGCTGCCCGCCACTCAGTTGGTGTGGGTACCGATCTGCCATCTCGGCCGAGAGTCCGACGCTCGTGATCAGTGTATCAACATCAATCGGAGTGCCGGTGACGCTCGACGGCTCAAGCATTGAGCGCCTCACCGTCCAGCGCGGGTCGAGGCTGGCGTAAGGGTCTTGCCACACGACTCCGACGCGTGCGGCCTGCCTAGGCGAAACGCCCCGTACCTGCGCTCCCTGAATGTCGATCGTGCCGCTGGTGATCGGTTGGAGCCCCAAAATCGCCCGGATCAGCGTCGTCTTGCCGCTGCCCGACTCGCCCACGACCGCGACGCATTCGCCAGCCTCGACGGACAGGGATACGTCGTTCACCGCCCGCATGACTTGCGAACCGTTTACGTA
It contains:
- a CDS encoding ABC transporter ATP-binding protein: MSEAAISVQNLTKIFRVSHSGSNSLKTLFLWWQRRKLESHTVLRDISFEVKRGECVAVIGSNGAGKSTTLSLIARVYKPTSGTIHVNGRVAPLLELGAGFHPDLTGAENILFNGVILGLTRAEVHGRMDAIIDFAGVREAIHAPVRTYSSGMLARLGFSIAVHVDAEILIVDEVLAVGDKDFEQKCYARIEEFRVAGGTIFFVSHNPDAVRRVANRVLWIQEGQIKMEGAPDAVLQAYLSSGPSPK
- a CDS encoding ABC transporter permease, which translates into the protein MLDELRELWRFRELLLTLVERELRIRYKNSVLGFMWSLLNPLLTMGAMYVVFRYFLGNQTPSFSAYVFAAYLPYMFFQLALMDSSQSVLAALPVVKKVYFPREVLPLASVLSNFIHFLLALTVFFAFLLAVWMRHPDRTPFQPSLVYLPFLLIIHLALTTGLALFISAMNTFFEDVKYMVGVTLYIMFFFCPVMYFSEQVRYANAVPAKYSDLVYTLYHLNPVAMICTAFRKVLVAPVDPKIGDRVLPYLPLDVPLLLVASAISFLVLIGGYAVFNRMKWRFVERP
- a CDS encoding ABC transporter ATP-binding protein; this encodes MSLLDIQNLCVDYVNGSQVMRAVNDVSLSVEAGECVAVVGESGSGKTTLIRAILGLQPITSGTIDIQGAQVRGVSPRQAARVGVVWQDPYASLDPRWTVRRSMLEPSSVTGTPIDVDTLITSVGLSAEMADRYPHQLSGGQRQRVAIGRAISLKPPLVLCDEPTAALDLSVQAQILNLLKDQQQELGCAYLYISHDLVTVRYLAQRVFVMKAGVVVESGDVQDVFERPQHPYTQELLTSAPRLELA